A genomic window from Clostridium aceticum includes:
- the yycF gene encoding response regulator YycF, with protein sequence MEAKILIVEDEKPIADILKYNLEKEGYKIEIAYDGEEALHKVTNKNPDLILLDVMLPKLDGFQVCRKVRECFSTPILMLTAKEEEVDKVLGLEMGADDYITKPFSMRELLARVKANLRRKDTIIGEKNNAIITSGGLVIDFNKYEVKKENTVIELTSREFELLKFLSIQAEQVFSREQLLKEVWGYEYYGDIRTVDVTIRRLREKVEDLASSPKYILTKRGVGYYFRRA encoded by the coding sequence ATGGAAGCAAAGATATTAATCGTGGAAGATGAAAAGCCGATAGCAGATATTTTAAAATATAATTTAGAAAAAGAAGGTTATAAGATTGAAATAGCTTATGATGGAGAGGAAGCTTTACATAAAGTAACCAATAAAAATCCAGACCTTATTTTACTAGATGTTATGCTTCCTAAACTAGATGGCTTTCAAGTATGTCGAAAAGTTCGGGAATGTTTTTCTACACCTATATTAATGTTGACGGCTAAGGAAGAAGAAGTCGATAAGGTACTGGGTTTGGAAATGGGAGCAGATGATTATATAACGAAGCCCTTTAGCATGAGGGAGCTACTAGCTAGGGTTAAAGCAAACCTAAGAAGAAAAGATACCATCATTGGTGAAAAGAATAATGCCATCATTACTTCAGGCGGATTAGTGATTGACTTCAATAAGTATGAGGTAAAAAAGGAGAACACTGTTATAGAACTAACTTCAAGAGAGTTTGAACTGTTAAAGTTTTTGTCAATACAAGCAGAACAGGTGTTTTCTAGAGAACAACTCTTAAAAGAAGTGTGGGGGTACGAATATTATGGGGACATAAGAACGGTGGATGTAACCATAAGAAGGCTTAGAGAAAAGGTGGAGGATCTTGCTAGTAGTCCTAAGTATATACTGACCAAAAGAGGAGTGGGTTATTACTTTAGGAGGGCATGA
- a CDS encoding S8 family peptidase, whose protein sequence is MFSYSNIVEDLVIERLMNSNGEHIPVIITGDNCGCDDLEKCIKELGGVVKHRLSIINAVAAYIPPVGVRSVARDKTINKVHFDDMVFKLMDVASVTVASDYANEHGLTGKGVTVAVVDTGVHPHSDLTTPNNRIVGFVDFVDKKTAPYDDDGHGTHVAGIVAGNGFASQGKYMGIAPDANIVGVKVLNKDGGGNISDVIAGIQWVIDNKQRYNISVVTLSLGTKAKVSYKEDPLCRAVDKAESHGITVVVAAGNSGPEASTINSPAISPNTIAVGACNDRTASTPRDCKIADFSSRGPTPDGLKKPDILAPGVNINSLSNKGNGYHSLSGTSMATPIVAGCAALLYENNPNLTPSQVKRMMTESCVNLGYGSEVQGAGLLDIKDIMSKSKISPQPPKRTPQDRQQNTKGIFSIFDGWFFVILIVILILIL, encoded by the coding sequence GTGTTTAGTTATTCAAATATTGTGGAAGATCTTGTAATTGAAAGGTTAATGAATTCTAATGGAGAACACATCCCTGTTATTATTACCGGAGATAATTGCGGTTGTGACGACTTAGAAAAGTGTATTAAAGAATTAGGCGGCGTTGTTAAACATAGATTATCTATTATTAACGCTGTAGCTGCCTATATTCCTCCTGTTGGCGTAAGAAGTGTTGCTAGAGATAAAACCATCAACAAAGTTCATTTTGATGATATGGTATTTAAACTAATGGATGTTGCATCAGTTACAGTAGCATCAGACTATGCTAATGAACATGGTCTTACAGGTAAAGGTGTTACTGTAGCCGTAGTGGATACAGGGGTACACCCCCATAGCGACTTAACCACACCTAATAACAGGATCGTAGGCTTTGTAGATTTTGTGGATAAAAAAACAGCACCCTACGATGACGATGGTCACGGTACCCATGTTGCAGGAATCGTTGCTGGAAATGGATTTGCTTCTCAGGGAAAATATATGGGTATTGCTCCTGATGCTAATATTGTTGGGGTAAAGGTGTTAAATAAAGATGGAGGCGGTAATATCTCTGACGTTATTGCCGGTATTCAGTGGGTCATTGATAACAAACAACGCTATAATATTAGTGTAGTGACACTGTCTTTAGGTACAAAAGCAAAAGTTTCTTATAAAGAAGATCCTTTATGCCGAGCTGTTGATAAAGCCGAAAGTCATGGTATTACAGTCGTTGTAGCTGCTGGAAACAGTGGACCCGAAGCCTCTACAATTAATTCTCCTGCTATTAGCCCCAATACAATAGCAGTAGGCGCATGCAATGACCGTACTGCCAGTACTCCTAGAGATTGTAAAATTGCCGATTTTTCCAGTAGAGGTCCTACACCTGATGGCTTAAAAAAACCTGATATCTTAGCCCCTGGTGTAAACATCAATTCTTTAAGTAATAAGGGCAATGGATACCACAGTCTATCTGGGACTTCAATGGCTACCCCCATTGTAGCCGGCTGTGCTGCCCTATTATACGAAAACAATCCTAATCTTACCCCCTCACAGGTAAAAAGAATGATGACGGAAAGTTGTGTAAACCTAGGTTATGGATCAGAGGTTCAAGGAGCAGGCTTATTAGATATTAAAGATATCATGAGCAAGTCAAAGATCTCTCCTCAACCTCCTAAAAGAACTCCTCAAGATAGGCAACAAAATACTAAAGGTATATTTTCCATATTTGATGGTTGGTTCTTTGTTATCTTAATTGTAATATTGATTTTAATTTTATAA
- the yycH gene encoding two-component system activity regulator YycH: MSREKMKTLILAILIIMSIVFTQKIWFYSPIKMLQSEASFKEKQTAKITEIRNELVIPERVEVSFGNSYYTIISSDVEKVWEASRSILFQYFTADVEVVPTTLERYKENSWLKSVELEFGRNIPSVLVASVFDTVDNKIVNNIKEIRKILIPTLNRGVIYIVGKDNNVFEVRMENYQEDRQLLSFLDKLQDSSYIRYYPLFIDVGNPTLMPLSYDVAIPEIFVESEIDVKDESMVTEKVKSFFDDSLDFVKTIKETSGATVFMYGYGEKGVRINNRGRLEYNEEVRSISSSNVVNALDVAIEFVLQQEGGFPEGAYLKEIRQVNKGYYLGFNYRIDGLPVVFHTNNMTHPIEIEVYGNKVKSYRTFTRKKMNFPDVPINSKILLPQQIIEEHIDLLKYNYLKDQDVEEPKSDKEVLSYIERSITKTEVLYYDTIEEASTQLLVPVWRIKIDAREYYFNTYDGKLLYSSLVN; encoded by the coding sequence ATGAGTAGGGAAAAAATGAAAACCCTTATACTAGCTATATTGATCATAATGAGCATTGTATTCACTCAAAAGATATGGTTCTACTCACCTATAAAAATGTTACAGTCAGAAGCTTCATTTAAAGAAAAACAAACAGCAAAAATCACAGAAATACGTAATGAATTAGTTATACCAGAAAGAGTTGAAGTTAGTTTTGGTAACAGTTATTATACGATTATTTCTTCTGATGTAGAAAAGGTTTGGGAAGCTAGTAGGAGCATTTTGTTTCAATATTTTACAGCAGATGTAGAGGTAGTACCTACTACTTTAGAAAGATATAAAGAGAATAGTTGGTTAAAGTCCGTTGAGTTGGAGTTTGGTAGAAATATTCCTTCTGTTTTAGTAGCTTCTGTTTTTGATACAGTAGATAATAAGATTGTCAACAATATTAAGGAAATCAGAAAAATTTTAATTCCTACCTTAAACAGAGGTGTTATCTATATTGTTGGAAAAGACAATAATGTATTTGAAGTTAGGATGGAAAACTATCAAGAAGACCGACAATTGTTAAGCTTTTTAGATAAGCTACAAGATAGTAGTTATATTAGATACTATCCTCTTTTTATTGATGTAGGCAACCCTACTTTGATGCCCTTAAGCTATGATGTTGCTATCCCAGAAATTTTTGTAGAAAGTGAAATAGATGTCAAAGATGAATCTATGGTCACAGAAAAAGTAAAAAGTTTTTTTGATGACAGTTTGGATTTTGTTAAGACCATCAAAGAAACCAGTGGAGCTACTGTATTTATGTATGGATATGGGGAAAAAGGCGTTCGAATTAACAATAGAGGTCGCCTAGAGTATAACGAAGAAGTTAGGTCTATCTCTAGTAGCAATGTGGTGAATGCTTTAGATGTGGCTATTGAGTTTGTGTTGCAGCAGGAAGGCGGTTTTCCAGAAGGGGCCTATCTAAAAGAAATTAGGCAAGTTAATAAGGGATACTACTTAGGCTTTAATTATAGGATCGATGGATTACCAGTAGTTTTTCATACGAATAATATGACACACCCTATAGAAATAGAGGTTTACGGAAATAAAGTCAAAAGCTATAGGACCTTTACTAGGAAAAAAATGAATTTTCCAGATGTACCTATAAACAGTAAAATCTTATTGCCTCAACAGATCATTGAAGAGCATATTGACTTATTAAAGTATAATTATTTAAAGGATCAAGATGTAGAGGAGCCAAAAAGTGATAAGGAAGTGCTGAGTTACATAGAAAGGAGTATTACTAAGACTGAAGTTTTATATTATGATACTATCGAGGAAGCTAGCACACAATTACTAGTACCTGTATGGAGAATAAAAATAGATGCAAGAGAATATTATTTCAATACTTATGACGGTAAATTACTATATAGCAGCCTTGTAAACTAA
- a CDS encoding ATP-binding protein, with protein MFKSIRFKMITIYFLLVFIAMVIVGVFIIQQFEQYHLGVVKGNLTQIASSFMTTLEEIDWQNNKDEIQKNISPYEKMGMEIYVIEKNNDFTIISSTNLSYWNQNATYILDSDLILAGFHGEIKDIVSQQEGPRSSKDMVFPLYDEHSRITGIIYLRQNLEDIYRTLDQSKFILTRAIILALLITIVLGYFIAKSITGPINDVTIKAEKMAKGDFDQVVEVKSDDEIGQLASMFNHLTARLKAVLLEVSNEKKKMDTIINNMADGLIATTAEGKIIHANPVAIEMLKIDEKTLKKKSFDELFLPLNNKLTLNYLSTKEKWYGNETIDMQEGLKLRAKYAPIIREDDYLEGIVVLLQDITEYEKLENMRKEFVANVSHELKTPLTTIKSYTETLLDGAIEDKPLAKRFLDVVVSESDRMTRLVQDLLQLSNLDYKQGKWNKKEIDINDIVKNAVLKLEVSAKNKRQHFNYTICDDTVHVFADKDRIEQVILNILSNAIKYTAEEGQIEVQVELKNNFVQIIIKDNGIGIPKKDLPRIFERFYRVDKARSREMGGTGLGLSIAKQIVEAHEGSIKIFSEEEKQGTTVMITLPTVDEENLALS; from the coding sequence ATGTTTAAAAGTATACGGTTTAAAATGATAACTATCTATTTTCTATTAGTATTCATTGCAATGGTTATTGTAGGTGTGTTTATTATACAGCAATTTGAGCAGTATCACTTAGGGGTAGTGAAGGGAAACCTCACGCAAATTGCTAGTAGTTTTATGACGACCCTAGAGGAAATAGATTGGCAGAACAATAAGGACGAAATACAAAAAAATATCAGTCCCTATGAAAAAATGGGTATGGAGATTTATGTAATAGAGAAAAACAATGACTTTACCATTATTTCTAGCACAAATTTATCCTATTGGAATCAAAATGCTACGTATATATTAGATTCTGATTTGATTTTAGCTGGATTCCACGGAGAAATTAAGGATATTGTATCTCAGCAAGAAGGGCCCAGGAGTTCAAAAGATATGGTGTTTCCTCTTTATGATGAACATAGTCGTATTACGGGAATTATTTACTTACGACAAAATCTTGAAGATATTTATAGAACCTTAGATCAATCTAAGTTTATTTTAACAAGAGCAATTATACTGGCACTGTTGATCACTATAGTTTTAGGATATTTTATAGCTAAAAGTATTACAGGGCCTATTAATGATGTAACCATCAAGGCAGAAAAAATGGCAAAGGGAGACTTTGATCAGGTAGTAGAAGTGAAGTCCGATGATGAAATAGGCCAGCTAGCCAGCATGTTTAACCACTTGACAGCACGACTAAAAGCTGTGTTGCTGGAAGTATCTAATGAAAAGAAAAAAATGGATACGATTATTAATAATATGGCAGACGGATTAATTGCCACTACTGCTGAAGGTAAGATTATTCATGCCAATCCAGTGGCCATAGAAATGTTAAAAATAGATGAAAAGACGTTAAAGAAAAAGAGTTTTGACGAACTTTTTTTACCGTTAAACAATAAGTTAACACTTAATTACTTAAGTACAAAAGAAAAATGGTATGGTAATGAAACCATTGATATGCAAGAAGGATTGAAGCTTAGAGCCAAGTATGCTCCAATCATAAGAGAAGATGATTATTTGGAAGGAATAGTTGTGCTATTACAAGACATTACAGAGTATGAAAAATTGGAAAATATGAGAAAAGAATTTGTTGCCAATGTTTCTCACGAGCTAAAAACCCCTTTAACAACGATTAAAAGCTATACGGAAACCTTGTTGGATGGAGCGATAGAAGACAAACCTTTAGCAAAACGGTTTTTAGATGTAGTAGTAAGTGAATCTGATCGTATGACTAGACTAGTACAAGATTTGCTACAACTATCTAATTTAGACTACAAGCAAGGCAAGTGGAATAAAAAGGAAATCGATATAAATGATATTGTTAAGAATGCTGTACTAAAATTAGAAGTTTCAGCTAAAAATAAAAGACAACATTTTAATTATACAATTTGCGATGATACGGTGCATGTTTTTGCTGATAAGGACCGCATAGAACAAGTTATCTTAAATATTCTTAGTAATGCCATTAAATACACTGCTGAAGAAGGACAAATAGAAGTGCAGGTTGAACTAAAAAACAATTTTGTTCAAATTATTATTAAAGATAATGGAATAGGCATACCTAAGAAAGATTTACCAAGAATATTTGAAAGATTCTATAGGGTAGACAAGGCTCGTTCTAGAGAAATGGGGGGCACGGGTTTAGGCTTATCTATTGCAAAACAAATTGTAGAAGCTCATGAAGGTAGTATAAAAATTTTTAGTGAAGAAGAAAAACAAGGAACGACGGTAATGATTACTTTACCAACAGTAGATGAGGAGAACTTAGCACTTAGCTAA
- the yycI gene encoding two-component system regulatory protein YycI: MDWSRAKNALIVAFILTNIFLIYHIQKDMFNKGDLQIISDTYIKNAENYLTDNGLQLDIEIPREVISLPVLMVKYKVFEPYELARNFLGENFELLEGNIYKAANKKLEIISNKKFVYKNVTEDKKNYPLDEEAAIDISNNFLYQHNFLQEDLVLRQIYFGLIEEFGEIPLYKLVYHQTYNGRFLGESYVHVYVSHTEVVGMEAMLLEQENIYGQKKRVIPATEALLRKMNEILLDNKEDKGIAVKEMEIGYYFNPADFNFTTWDTIISGTAFPSWKIVLNNGKIYYVDALKD, encoded by the coding sequence ATGGACTGGTCAAGGGCGAAAAATGCATTGATTGTGGCCTTTATTCTAACAAATATCTTTCTCATTTATCACATACAAAAAGATATGTTTAATAAAGGAGATCTTCAGATCATTAGTGATACCTATATAAAGAACGCAGAAAACTATTTAACAGATAACGGTTTGCAGCTAGATATAGAAATTCCTCGAGAAGTGATTTCATTACCAGTTTTAATGGTAAAGTATAAGGTTTTTGAGCCCTATGAACTAGCAAGAAATTTTTTAGGGGAAAACTTTGAGTTGCTGGAAGGAAATATTTATAAGGCAGCAAATAAAAAACTTGAAATTATCAGCAACAAAAAGTTTGTTTATAAAAACGTTACTGAAGATAAAAAAAACTATCCACTTGATGAAGAAGCAGCTATTGATATAAGCAATAACTTTCTTTATCAGCATAATTTTCTGCAAGAGGATTTAGTGTTAAGACAAATATACTTTGGGCTAATTGAAGAATTTGGAGAAATACCTCTTTATAAATTAGTCTATCATCAAACTTATAACGGTAGATTTTTAGGTGAAAGTTATGTTCATGTTTATGTTAGTCATACAGAGGTTGTAGGTATGGAAGCTATGCTGCTAGAACAAGAGAACATCTATGGACAAAAGAAAAGAGTAATACCAGCAACGGAAGCTCTTTTAAGAAAAATGAATGAAATTTTACTGGATAATAAAGAGGATAAAGGCATTGCAGTAAAAGAAATGGAAATAGGGTATTATTTTAATCCTGCAGATTTTAATTTTACCACTTGGGATACCATTATATCTGGAACTGCCTTCCCATCATGGAAAATTGTATTAAATAATGGGAAAATTTATTATGTAGATGCTTTAAAAGATTAA
- a CDS encoding peptidase MA family metallohydrolase, which yields MMNIDKKKFFSINFFLFGIALLMMGFVFYHGQQNNLVTAFRPMVRDVENRIVSYRTRSYDFVTTDHFIIRYDDGIDEEIIDLVTMTAEDKYGSVVEAFQYKPQEKIMILLYDDIGAFMDITMQGKGTPPMGVYYGNTIHLLNPRQWVRSDEDMTRAFYSEGPLLHELVHLFTDHVGKGNFPIWFTEGVSLYFEYKVDGYEWGKEVTEIDYTIEMLRDEFYQLDEYLAYTQSFRIVRNFVENYGEEALIEIIESLGEGKSLQSFMHLFR from the coding sequence ATGATGAATATAGACAAAAAGAAGTTTTTTTCTATAAACTTCTTTTTGTTTGGTATTGCCTTATTAATGATGGGGTTTGTATTTTACCATGGACAACAAAACAACTTAGTTACTGCCTTTCGTCCTATGGTGAGAGATGTTGAAAATAGAATTGTGTCCTATAGAACCCGTAGCTATGACTTTGTTACTACAGATCACTTCATTATTCGATATGATGATGGGATTGATGAAGAAATTATTGATTTAGTAACAATGACAGCAGAAGATAAGTATGGGTCGGTGGTAGAGGCTTTTCAGTACAAACCTCAAGAAAAAATCATGATCTTATTATATGATGATATAGGTGCTTTTATGGATATTACAATGCAGGGTAAGGGAACACCTCCAATGGGGGTTTACTATGGGAATACAATTCACCTTTTAAATCCAAGACAATGGGTGAGAAGTGATGAAGACATGACAAGAGCTTTTTATTCTGAAGGACCTTTATTACATGAATTGGTTCACCTTTTTACAGACCATGTTGGAAAAGGAAATTTTCCCATTTGGTTTACTGAAGGTGTAAGTCTTTATTTTGAATATAAGGTAGATGGTTATGAGTGGGGTAAAGAAGTTACAGAAATAGACTATACAATAGAAATGCTAAGAGATGAGTTTTATCAGCTTGATGAATATTTAGCTTATACGCAGTCATTTAGAATAGTACGAAACTTTGTAGAAAACTATGGAGAAGAAGCTTTGATAGAGATCATAGAATCCTTAGGTGAAGGAAAAAGCCTACAAAGTTTCATGCACTTGTTTCGATAG